Proteins co-encoded in one Arthrobacter globiformis genomic window:
- a CDS encoding putative quinol monooxygenase has product MTKTLYAEFTVKPGSEARVAQMMRELTEQVRSEPGNQLFLPYTRESNPREYFVFEVYEDDAAFQEHITADYGARFNRELADHIEEDGSVLTWLQPVH; this is encoded by the coding sequence ATGACCAAGACGCTCTACGCCGAATTCACCGTCAAGCCAGGCAGTGAAGCCCGGGTTGCCCAAATGATGCGCGAACTCACCGAGCAGGTGCGCAGTGAGCCCGGCAACCAGCTGTTCCTGCCGTACACCCGGGAAAGCAACCCCCGGGAGTACTTCGTGTTCGAGGTGTACGAGGACGATGCAGCCTTCCAGGAACACATCACAGCGGACTACGGCGCCCGGTTCAACAGGGAGCTCGCGGACCATATCGAGGAGGACGGCTCGGTGCTGACCTGGCTGCAGCCGGTCCACTAA